The Nothobranchius furzeri strain GRZ-AD chromosome 8, NfurGRZ-RIMD1, whole genome shotgun sequence genome includes a region encoding these proteins:
- the nphs2 gene encoding podocin, with translation METSSNVHSGHRLRAMPRKERERGAAVPPRSQRQRLPRAGQQPETPAVRKDSTQQKTETNQGKMEGDAEFKLKSTVVDIDRVRDDDVKENLALLETTEQEDGLKRKNLGAFEWLLMVFALILVLLFLPVSIWFCVKVVREHERAVIFRLGHLLQGKPKGPGLIFYLPLLDVCHKVDVRLRMLKIPLHMVVTKDLSRPELSAVCYYQIENVALCSMALSSLTSVLQSLVQAAIRDVLAQHTFSYILLHRRKTGEQIRTAVDAVSGRWGIRVERADIDELSFPAELQQSLAAEAEIKRQQQVRVKTSESETCGWDGFRASLRHLHPALVFPLPPDLLNMNSDLSSLPPPPPPTVEEDGQVTAADPGTDSPMM, from the exons ATGGAGACGTCCTCGAATGTCCATTCAGGTCATAGACTGAGAGCGATGCCCCGTAAAGAGAGGGAGAGGGGAGCTGCAGTGCCTCCAAGAAGTCAACGTCAACGGCTTCCAAGAGCCGGACAGCAACCTGAAACTCCAGCAGTCAGGAAGGACAGCACACAGCAGAAGACAGAGACAAACCAGGGGAAGATGGAGGGGGATGCAGAGTTTAAGCTGAAATCTACAGTGGTTGACATTGATCGTGTTAGAGATGATGATGTCAAGGAGAACCTGGCGCTCTTAGAAACAACGGAGCAGGAAGATG GTCTGAAGAGGAAGAACTTGGGAGCATTTGAGTGGCTGCTGATGGTCTTTGCCTTGATTCTGGTTCTCCTTTTTCTTCCCGTCTCCATCTGGTTCTGTGTCAAA GTAGTCAGGGAGCATGAGAGAGCTGTGATCTTCAGACTTGGTCATCTTCTGCAAGGAAAACCCAAGGGCCCAG GCCTCATCTTCTACCTCCCTCTTCTTGACGTGTGTCACAAAGTCGACGTCCGACTCAGAATGTTGAAGATTCCTCTTCACATG GTGGTGACTAAGGACCTGTCCAGGCCTGAGCTAAGTGCAGTGTGTTACTACCAGATAGAAAACGTAGCTCTGTGCAGCATGGCATTGTCCAGTCTGACCTCAGTGCTGCAGAGTCTGGTCCAGGCAGCCATCAGAGATGTTCTCGCCCAGCACACGTTTAGCTACATCCTGCTGCACCGGCGCAAGACTGGGGAGCAGATCCGAACAGCCGTGGATGCTGTCAGCGGTCGCTGGGGCATCAGGGTAGAGAGAGCCGACAT AGATGAGCTCAGTTTCCCCGCTGAGCTGCAGCAGAGTCTGGCTGCAGAAGCTGAGATCAAGAGACAACAGCAGGTCAGA GTGAAAACATCTGAAAGTGAGACGTGTGGCTGGGATGGGTTTCGGGCCTCTCTTCGTCATCTCCACCCTGCCTTGGTCTTTCCTCTCCCTCCAGATCTACTCAACATGAACTCTGacctctcctccctccctccacCTCCTCCCCCCACTGTGGAAGAAGATGGACAGGTGACAGCTGCTGACCCAGGAACAGACTCACCTATGATGTGA